The following nucleotide sequence is from Aphelocoma coerulescens isolate FSJ_1873_10779 chromosome 9, UR_Acoe_1.0, whole genome shotgun sequence.
GTGGTAAGGACAGATTCAGTATTGTGtttaaaagagcatgcgcatgAAATCAAAATTATGCCAATAAGATCCCAGTAACAAGCAACTTCCAGTAGAATGGACAAATGCATGTAATTTACTTAGTTCTTAGAAATACTTACAGAAGCATATTTAACTAAGGGATAGATGATTTATGCACATTAAATAAACCAGAAATTCTTTCATAGCAGTAAGGAGAGTATATGAGTGTTACTGTGTCCAGCTGTGATGAGACTGCTGCTGAAATACTTTGTGTATTCCTGAGATTCATCATAATAAacaactgtttaaaaaaaagttaatttcagAGTTAAGAATAGAGCTGTAAGAATTGGGAATATAGACTGTAATTCAGCTAAATTACTTAGAAAGGCACTTTGTGTACCTAAATCAGTGACAAAAATGTTGATAATTGATTGATTTACAATCAGAATGAGATTTTAAAAGATCCAGGGGCTACAATGTTCAGGAAATGCATATGCTTTGTAAGAATTTAATTAGGTATAGAAATTAAGAATTTTAATTAGGTATTCTTGGTAAGAATATTTtgggtaatttttttaaaataaaagcaaatagaTTACCTTGCtgaaatgattttaaaatattctttatgTTAATAAAGGTGCATGGAAAATAACAATCCATGTATAAATCTTGGTTAATGCAATTTTCCACAGAATTGTATGATCAAGTTTTAAATGTTTGAGTTCATCATTATTTTAGCATAATTGCTGTGGCAGTTGTATGAAGTCCAGTTAACAATTTCACCAAAAAGAGGATGTAAATCATCATACTTATTTTAGAAACTTTATGGTTTTTTGAACCCCATCAAACAATTTAGTTTGCTTTAAGGGGCTGTGATTTTGTTCCCTACTTCCATCTTTCATTTTTGGTCATTCTTTgttcacagggaaaaaaaggtgagagaatcacagaacagccaAAGTAAACCTACTGTGTGACTTAAATTCAAGACATACAGGTGAAAATCTCTTACCTGGTCCCTCTGATTTCTCAAAAGATCCAAGATATCCTGTGCTTTATGGTGGCAAACTCCAGTGtgtcagggagcagggagagactGCTGTGTGTATCTTGAACAGCAGAAGGCTCCAAAGGCAGGCAGCCCCCCATTCCAGCAGCACTTCCCTCCCGGAGCAGCACACAGGCACCGCTCCAGAGGGCTATTTCAGCAGCTGCCTGAgagctcaggctggagctcctGGGGTTTAGCTCAGCCCTTGCTCTTCTGCTCGCTGTGACTCTGTTGCTGCAGGATACAGAAACAAGCCTTCACCCCATGGCAAAAAAGCAGGGAACAGAGGAAAAATTGGTAAGAAACTCCCCTTGAAGAATCAAGTGATCTGCAGTAAAGCTCAGACCTGACAATTAGTTGCATCTTTCATCCACAGACCTTTAAAGTACTtaatgaaagaaaggaaagtatCTACAATTTGGTCTCTTCGTTCCATGCTGGGGATGGCAAGACACTATGCTTTGTATGGCAATGCAAACTTTAAAAGTCCAAGAGGAAGGAGTATTTCCTTTGtaacaaaaatgtatttaaaaggtGCCAGATGCAGGCAAAATGCTTTGTCTGATATTTGGACATTTTCAGTATCTCAAGCCATGAACTGACCCACCCCAGAGTACAAGATGCAGTATAAGTCAAGATGTTTTCACAAGTATTTGTACATTGAGAGTTCCCATGGTCCCAAGCtacaccaggggaggtttagctTGGAtgtcaggaggaatttcttcacagaaagggtgataaaacgttggaatgggctgctcagggaggaggtgaagtcactgtccctggaggtgtttaaggaaagactggatgtggcactcagtgccggggtctagttgacaaggtggtgttgggTCATAGGTTGAACTTGATCTCAGAGATGGATGAACCAGGGTGTTGTGTGAAGAATGGGGAAGTTACAAGTGTTTAGACTTCATTAAAACAGCTCAGCAAAATCAGGATCTCTTTAGTCTCTTGTGACACAGGGTTTTCCCATTAAAGCAGAGAGGTTCCTGTGCAGAAGTCATtaagtcattttttttttaataacttctgTAAGGACTTTCCATCTGTGTATGACATGTCATGAATGTTCATTTGTTTCACTTGAAAGAGTAAAGCACAATGCATTTAGAATTCATAAAGAATTGAATTACTGGCACTTCTCTGTCTTTGAGCTCATTCCTGGACTTTTATGAAGTTCATGCCGTATCACATACATATATAGGAATATTTGGATCCCTTTGCTACTCTGTGCAGCAATGTATTTCTGTGATTTATTCCCTCCAGTCTCCCATCCAGCAAGATCCTCCCAGTCTAAAAGCATTCCGTTTTTTCCACAAATACATTGTTTTCCTAACTCCTGTTgtgatttcctttttatttctgcatgcTTCTGTTTCACAGAAACTGTACCTTGCATCAGGCAGCTTCAGTAAACCCTTAAGAGCTACTGCTACAGGTGGGTCTGTCACAGGCGGTGGTGTGCTgacacagctgctccctctgctgTCTTCCTCTCTTGCAGCCCCACTGTTGCCATGTCTTGGCCCTAACTGGCCATTAATAGTCCCATGTAGCATATTCCTATTGGGGAAGAGTCACAGAGAGACATAGATAACCTAGagtttaaaaaatagttttggCAGAGAACTATGCTTAAATTTTCTTTGGCAGATAAATTGACACAGTCCTCAAGTGTTTTGATACATGTTAATCTATTGACAGAACAAACAGTAAGTGGGATAACAGTCCAGCACATGCATCAGTTGACCAAGATAAGCGCATCCTTACATAACTGTTCTTTGCATGATCATAAAACTGATATTTTTGTAAaagctttgtttttaataaaaaaaaattttcaattCTATGTTTTGGAGTAAAcaaactggaaaaagaaaataacaaaaatctcAAAAAGTTATAAGAGGAAtgaagaaaggggggaaaaaaaggaacaaaatcaGGTTGTTTCCAGACATCTCCATTCTCAAAAGGATTCATGAAAATCTGTGCAAGGCTTTGTATATCCTTTCAAACCACTGTCTGTGCAACACTCAGAATTCAGAAAAGTGTATAGATAATGAAAATGTTCTTAAAAGGCAATCTCTATATTCATTTGAAATGGGAGTAAGAGTATGAAAAGAACACTTAAGGCAGTTATGTAAGTTGAGTGTCAAACACTTGAAGCTTTGAATGAGTATTTTTTACATGGAGACAATCAGAATTGATGAATTACACTGCAtcattactgtgaaattattacAGAAATTTGATTATAGATTGTGTAATATAAAGCAATATTTCAAATTTGGATACCTACTATTAGGAACATTGCATTCACAGCTGAcaagttctttttttcccattctgtaGCACACAATTGGCTTTAATTCTAGCTGAACAATCACTTGATTGGCTGAAAAGAATTTGGTTTGAGTTCTCCTGTTTAGATATTTAATTGGAATGTTTTCAGTGAATGAGATGAGCAAATGCCCAATCTGAAATAATGTGGTTTTTATTTACAGTTAAAAACAGTGACAATGTACATAGGGGAAAAACCCTCTGAAAGAGCTGTCTTGATTTGTGCCACTCTCCCATGTGCGACCTCCTTAATGTCATGTGTGGCTGCAGAGGACAGATGAATTCTTGACTGCCAGAACTATTTCTCAAAAATGGCTTGAAATTTTTCTAATACAGCTCTTTAGGTGataaaatagcaagaaaataatttttaggtGGGAAGCTATTACTTTATTTATCTAAGGCAGTATGGACAAAGGTGCCTGTATCATATTTGCTCTACTTTCACTGCTAGTCTAAGTGGGGTTTATATTTGAAGTTGCATCATGTATAGCACATGTGTGTAGGTTTGACAGCACTCAAACATAATTATGATCTCTGTCATACCTTGCTCTTAGAACTGAAAAAGAATTGCACCAGTTAGAGACACAAGGTAAATTgtgtaaaaaccccaaaactccaacaggctttggttttgttgtggtttttttaatctctatTTAGAGGTAGTTGACATTTTACATagcaaaaattaaatatacTTAAATCtccatttgtttttttaactttagGAACAGAtacatttgaattttaaaaatccatgtAAAGGGCATAAAACCACAATATTATCAAAGGAAAAGTGTGTATGCATTTTCTTAAGCTTTTAcaaaaaagcagtttttaaCTTAAAACTTTCTGGATTACATCTAGTCCCAGTAATTCAAATTCAAAAGTGTAGTGATGGTTTTAAACATGGAAATGAATTATGAGTTAAAAGAGTGGGGTTGGCAAAGGTAACTGAACACTGTGAACTAAGAGAAGTGTGAATCAGCCAAGCTAAAATATCTTTTTCACATGTTGTTTAATAGTGTTCAAGGTGCTTCTGAATAGTTGAGAAATGTAGAAACATAAAATCCTTAAGatcagtataatttttttttttttttttttttactttattacCAAGGTAGCCAAAGTACACACCACTGCTGAAGTGTGTGGCTTTTTCTGTTAGCAGTCTAAGGAAACGTGTTAAATTGAAAGATTGGGTTGTCTCCCCATAATCAAGGCAGTCCAGTCCATTGGTAAAGTTGTGATTGGTTCACTTGCACTACAGGTGCTCATAGTACTCTGCGTATGAGGAGAACATCCTTCATGAGCCATGCTAAGTTGGCACCTGCTAGGTGTCTTGCTGAAACATAAAGAGCGCTCTAAAGCTCTGTGCATGCATTCGGTCTCGCAGACAGGCCTCCTTCCGCCGCGGGGCCGGACCCCTCCCGCCAGGCCTTTCccgcgccgccgctgccgggcccGCTCCGCTTTCCGCGCCGCGGGCGGGGCTGCGCTGCCGCCGGAGGGTGGCGCTGCCGCCTGCGCGGCCGCCGCGTCCCCGCCCCTCCGCCATGGCCGATGTGGAGGACGGGGACGAGCCCGGCGCCCCCCACTCGCTGCCGGGCTCTGCGGGCTCCAAAGCAGGCGTCCCCGACAAGATGTTCTCGCTGAAGAAGTGGAACGCGGTGGCCATGTGGAGCTGGGACGTGGAGTGCGACACCTGCGCCATTTGCCGCGTGCAGGTCATGGGTAAGCGCCGGCCGGGCCGTCATGGCCTCGGGGCGgggggcctgggccgggcctgGGGCCGTGCCCGCCGccctgggcacggcgggcgcaGGGCAGAGACGCGGTTTCCGGCAGGAGGGGGGGGCTGATGCCTCCCGCCTCCGCTTCCTCCTCCGCGCCTTCcccggagggaggaggaggaggacaaggaggagggcCCCGCGGGGGCCGGGCCGCTGCTTTCCAGGGGCCACACGCGGCCCCGTCGGGCAGCGCGTgccccctgcccggccgggcctCGCTCCctgcgccgcccccgccgcacGCAGGGCCTGGGCCCCGCCGGACTGTTCGGTGACCGTCCCCGTCCCGTGCAGTGCCGCCTTCGTTGTGAGGGCTGGTGCTCGTCTGCGGGCAAACTCCGCAAGCACTGGCTTACAGCCGAGCTGAACCCAGTGCTGCATGTGTGCGGCTGCTGTTTGTGTGGTGGGTTTTGTTaagggctttttgtttgtttggttgttttttttttttgtttttttttaaacgaaGCATTTAGGGATGTACATATAAATTCATTTTTCAAATCTGTTAATCCAGGGCGTCTGACACTACTTCACAAGTGTGATTACTGGTGCAGTTTAACGCACATAAATGTACTGAGAAATGGTTTTGAAATCCAGAGACTGCTTGAAAGCACCTTCATTGTTGAATGATATTACTGATTTCTGACATTTTTGTGAAATATGATATTTATCTTGATTCTTCGAAAACTGTTTAAATTCTTCCTTTATTGTATACGCATATCCAATTTTTACTATTGGGCTGAATCATCCTAGATATAACTGTCCTCTCGGTTGGGCTTGCAACACTTTGGCAGGACAAATGACGCAAGATTCCCTCCAGAGCACCTTGGTTTTGTAGGGCCAGGAACCATGATACTGAAAATGAAGTCAGGATTTGGTTTAACAGAAATGAGACAAAATATGCAATGCTGTCATTTCTCATAAACATTTTTACTGACAACCTGCTATGGAACAGAAGAGGCAAAAGGGTGTACTAGAGGAAAAAAGATGCAGCGCAGACTTAAGTGGTGGGAGATTGATTGTTTTGAAGATTATTTGCTTTTGTATGGTAAAGAGAGGCCACTCTGGAAATATGAAATTGGCTTCATTTGCCATGTAAACCATAAtttcaaaaatgtatttatcCCCATTGTAGCTAGCCTGTTACAGGacactataaaaaaaaaaagtcttatatTAACAAAATCCTACCCAGAGCTattataaaagttaaaaaaaaaaaaagtcttttttttcctaactagACCAAGGGAGTACTTTTAATGTGAAACTATCAGAAAAATCTGGTAACCATTTTTTGAGAACAAACCACGTTGTTAGAATGTGAAACTTGATCATTACTGACTTCAGTTTAGCAATTTCATGTTGACCCTGCCAGAGCGGGTCTGGCTCCTGTAGTGCCACTGCGTCTACAGTAACCTTAGGTGGGAGGCAGTGCCAGACTTAGACTGGCACTTGTTGAAAGTTAGTTTGTTTGACTTTTGCAAGGGAAGGAGGTATTAGCTGGCTCCATTTTCTACTGGTTTAACTCCTTGAACCAATGTGGTCTTAGATGCACAAgggaaagaggcaaaaatgCAGGTGTTAGCTGGGAAGCTCAGGATTGCAGCTGTACTGGCTTTGCTGTCCTTAGCCTTTCAGACTGACTGCCTTGGGGTTATGATGTAGGAGTGGGGACAGCTTGCTTTGGTATGGTGGCAGTGATTTCTGTCCTTGGCTCTCTGTGCTGCGCCTCTGTCTGAAACTGCAACTCTAGGGCTCGACAGGACAGCTGATTTATTGTGACTCTTTCTGCCCTGACCCCAGATCAGTAGGCTCCCACACACCATGATACAAGTTGAAGCACTTCGGCTGAATCTTCCCAACACCTTGGCCCTTAACTGCTGTTGAAATATAAATTATAGGAACAGACAACAAGAAACTTTTGCTTTTATCTCAGTGAGGAAAGGGCAGCTGTTTTAGAGTTCTCTCCTCTTTGTTCTCTATTACCTGAGAAAAGGAGGAATGTCTGGGCAGATCAGTCTAAAATAGAAGTACTGACCCTATCTGGCAGAGACAGCAAAAATATTCAAATCCAAATTCTTATAGCACGTTATGGTTTTGTCTTCTGGGAGAAAATGGTCCAACTAGTGGCATGTAGGCCAGATCCAACCTGCAGACGCTTGTTTAAACTAGTTCCTTTTCTTTGGAGGAGATGAAAATGTGTTTGCTCACATAACCATTGAACACTTTCTGTTGTGCATGATTTGTGCACGTGTGTCTGTGGCAGCCCATGTTGGGGCAAAGGAGAAGCAAAGGCATTTTTCCACTGTATTGTGTGGCACAGTAGGAAGCCTGGAAGTTGTCACTCTTGTATCTTACTGAGTCCTGGACCTGCCATCCAATCCTAAAGCCACAGACTGGAGAGCATAAAGATGATAAATACTTTTAATTAGatatttttccatatttattaatatatatTATCAAATGTACCGCTATATTTGTATGTGTATGTGACTCCTGTGAAAATTAGATGCAGGTACTTGTTAAGGGAAGCCACTATAAAAAGTAATAGGTGGTGGGAGTTGTGGTGAGAGATGCACAGCCTAAAAACTCAAAATTGTGAATGACTTCCTTAAAAGGAGATGCTGACatctgaaaaacaaagtccTGTAATTAGGGTTTGGCTTTGTGCTTGCACTGGTCTTAATATGCCTAAGTGCCTCGGCACAAATCTGCGGGCTTTTATATCTACAAAATGGAGAACGCGTTTTTTTCAGCAAAAGTTATGAAAATAccaaagcaatggaaaataaacaaaacatgcTGGAGAGTTCAGAGTCCTTCTTATCTCTTTCAGATATATGTATTTCATTGTCATTTGCATAGTTTTAGAATTTAGGAGGGCTATTTAATGTTTAAGGGCCAAACTAGACATCAAAACTTGAGATTTTTACTTCTGTAAATTTGTTTTAGAGTTTATATTTTCCTCTGACAAACCTATTCTTAAGATGGAATCCTGAGAATCAAATTGAGTCTTGTTCTTGTTTACTTTTAGATGCCTGTCTTAGATGTCaagctgaaaacaaacaagaagaTTGTGTTGGTATGTAGTGACTTCATTGGCTTGTTTTTCAATTGAAGCTTCTCTCAGTATGGTGCATTTTAAAGTTTGAAGGGAATACTGCTTTTATTAATGCTCAAAAGTAAACTGGTGTTTTGTTCTACATTGTATCGCCTTTTTACATTAGTAGTACTTTATGCTTTATTTTTGAGCTAATAACTAATAAAATCAGTTTTCATGTCAGCTGTGCTGTAAAACAAAACAGCTTCCAATTTTCTGTCAACACGTACACAACTAAGAGGTTTAAGTTTCTTTCACCGTGAGCATATTTGAGATCATAATGTACATTTTTCAAGTGGGTAGGAAAAAGCTACTTTTTTCTTCAGAGGTGCATACCAGAAAACACAATGGTAGTACAAATAAAAATCCTCTATTCTGAAATAAATGTGTGTCTGAGTTAGAAAGTGGTATTTTTCCCACTCTTAATTCAGAGATAATGGAGGCAGTGGCTTGGTTGTtcacttttcattttcaaaagtggaatcacttcagtttaaacataGTCATACCTTCAGTGCCAATGTATGCAAAAGAAAATCTTAATTCTGACTGTTTAAATTGGAAATAGTTAAAACTATCTCAGAGAGTTTGCTTTAAACCTTCAAGATAACTTTTAAACCAGTGGTAAACCTTTCCGTGCTGTTGAGCTTTGTGTTTCCAAGTATATTGTCTCAAACTTAATCCACTGAAGGGTTTTGATGATTATTTTAATGGGAATAGGGTTTTCCTGTTCTAAATATCTTAATTGGCTTGCTAAGTGTCCTATTTAAGATAGAGAGGAAAAAGTATAATTTACAGCACTCCTTTGATTGGTACCCTTGTACTCCTGTGAGGAAAATGTGTGCtgataaggaaaaaaagcaaagtaactacattttaaaatattattccgGAGTAAATGGATAACTGATAACACTTTTTGTAGTGTTGAAACAACTGTAGCCTGTGAATAGCTTCTGATCTAAAGTCCCATTTTAAGACTATATACTGCGTTACATGTGCCTCCTTGATACCATACATTTCAGTTCAAACTGTGCATTTTA
It contains:
- the RNF7 gene encoding RING-box protein 2 isoform X2 is translated as MADVEDGDEPGAPHSLPGSAGSKAGVPDKMFSLKKWNAVAMWSWDVECDTCAICRVQMPVLDVKLKTNKKIVLWFGENAIIPSTIAACPCG
- the RNF7 gene encoding RING-box protein 2 isoform X1; translation: MADVEDGDEPGAPHSLPGSAGSKAGVPDKMFSLKKWNAVAMWSWDVECDTCAICRVQVMDACLRCQAENKQEDCVVVWGECNHSFHNCCMSLWVKQNNRCPLCQQDWVVQRIGK